In Desulfuromonas acetexigens, the following proteins share a genomic window:
- a CDS encoding ribosome-binding factor A: protein MEFQRSHRVAEQIHKEVSALLIKGLKDPRVGFVTITAVEVTSDMGLARIFFSAIGSDAEVKNTEKGLKSSVPFLRRELAKRLRLRFVPELLFQFDHSLAYGNHIDALLRQVNTEHTDDQDDSGEN, encoded by the coding sequence TTGGAATTTCAACGTTCACATCGCGTCGCTGAGCAGATCCACAAGGAGGTCTCAGCCCTGCTCATTAAGGGGCTTAAGGATCCGCGTGTCGGCTTCGTCACCATCACCGCGGTGGAAGTTACCTCCGATATGGGTCTGGCCCGGATATTCTTTTCCGCCATCGGTTCGGATGCCGAGGTGAAAAATACGGAAAAAGGCCTGAAGAGTTCCGTCCCTTTTCTTCGGCGGGAACTGGCTAAGCGGTTGCGTCTGCGTTTTGTTCCCGAACTGCTCTTTCAGTTCGACCATTCCCTGGCTTACGGCAACCACATCGATGCCCTGCTACGTCAGGTCAATACTGAGCACACGGATGATCAGGACGATTCTGGAGAAAATTGA
- a CDS encoding DHH family phosphoesterase, translated as MIRTILEKIEAGRSFLVASHESPDGDAMASTLALTNFLRECGKDVLAYNRDGVPQDYAFLPGAENLVSEIPPGETFDVGFVLDAGELRRAGAHLKEVCRSLVNIDHHPFSEDFGDVYYVDEEASATGAMIYRLVKASGRPLSQEVALCVYTAILADTGSFRYSNANPEAFTTAAEMVARGVNPWDVASSLYESQDEKRLRLLAQALATLTVSSCGRYASVAVTQAMYDQARAGAEHTDGFVNYPRSVRGVEVAIFFRQVSATSFKLGFRSKGRIDVGALSREFGGGGHHNAAGAVVDGTLDEVRATVFSRLDSLLAG; from the coding sequence ATGATCAGGACGATTCTGGAGAAAATTGAAGCAGGCCGGAGTTTTTTGGTCGCCTCCCACGAAAGCCCCGACGGCGACGCCATGGCTTCGACCTTGGCTCTGACCAATTTCCTGCGGGAGTGCGGCAAAGACGTCCTTGCCTACAATCGGGACGGGGTTCCTCAGGATTACGCTTTTTTGCCCGGGGCCGAGAACCTGGTTTCCGAGATTCCGCCCGGTGAGACCTTCGATGTCGGTTTTGTCCTCGATGCGGGGGAATTACGGCGCGCCGGTGCCCATCTCAAGGAGGTCTGTCGCTCCCTGGTCAATATCGATCATCATCCTTTTTCCGAAGATTTCGGCGATGTCTACTACGTCGATGAGGAGGCCAGCGCCACCGGTGCCATGATCTATCGCCTGGTCAAAGCCTCGGGCCGACCCCTGTCCCAGGAAGTGGCCCTCTGTGTCTATACCGCCATTCTCGCCGATACCGGCTCCTTCCGTTATTCCAATGCCAATCCCGAGGCTTTCACCACTGCTGCGGAAATGGTCGCCCGAGGGGTTAACCCCTGGGATGTCGCCTCCTCTCTCTATGAGAGTCAGGATGAAAAGCGTCTGCGTCTTCTCGCCCAGGCCCTGGCGACCTTGACCGTTTCTTCTTGCGGGCGCTACGCCTCAGTGGCCGTGACCCAGGCGATGTATGACCAGGCCCGGGCCGGTGCCGAACATACTGACGGCTTTGTCAACTATCCCCGCTCGGTGCGTGGCGTTGAAGTAGCCATCTTTTTCCGCCAGGTCTCTGCAACTTCTTTCAAGCTCGGGTTCCGTTCCAAAGGACGCATTGATGTTGGTGCCCTGAGCCGGGAGTTCGGCGGGGGTGGTCACCACAATGCCGCCGGCGCGGTCGTCGACGGAACCTTGGATGAAGTTCGCGCCACGGTCTTCTCCCGCCTCGATAGTCTGCTCGCCGGCTAG